A region from the Cyprinus carpio isolate SPL01 chromosome A8, ASM1834038v1, whole genome shotgun sequence genome encodes:
- the LOC109078161 gene encoding steroidogenic acute regulatory protein, mitochondrial-like isoform X2 — MLPATFKLCAGISYRHTRNMTGLRKNAMIAIHQELNKLSGPGPSAWINHIRRRSSLLSSRIAEETYSEAEQCYVQQGQEALQKSISILSDQDGWQTEIENANGDKVMSKVLPDIGKVFKLEVMLEQKTDYLYEELVDNMEQMGEWNPNVKQVKVLQKIGQDTMITHEVSGETPGNVVGPRDFVSVRCAKRRGSTCFLAGMSTQHPGMPEQKGFVRAENGPTCIVMRPSGEDPNKTKFTWLLSLDLKGWIPKTVINRVLSQTQVDFANHLRHRMASNGGVEAAIA, encoded by the exons atgttgCCTGCAACGTTCAAACTGTGTGCTGGCATTTCCTACAGGCACACGAGAAACATGACAG GTCTGAGAAAGAATGCAATGATTGCAATCCATCAAGAGCTGAACAAGCTTTCCGGACCTGGACCTAGTGCCTGGATCAACCACATTCGGAGAAGGAGCTCCCTACTCA GCAGTCGGATTGCAGAGGAGACGTACTCTGAAGCTGAGCAGTGTTATGTGCAGCAGGGACAGGAAGCTCTGCAGAAGTCCATCAGCATCCTCAGTGACCAGGATGGCTGGCAAACTGAGATTGAGAAT GCCAATGGTGATAAGGTGATGAGTAAAGTACTACCAGACATTGGGAAAGTATTTAAGTTGGAAGTGATGCTGGAACAGAAGACAGATTATCTATATGAGGAGCTGGTGGATAACATGGAACAAATGGGGGAGTGGAACCCCAATGTCAAACAAGTCAAA GTTCTTCAGAAGATCGGTCAGGATACTATGATCACACATGAGGTTTCAGGTGAAACACCTGGGAATGTGGTGGGCCCACGAGACTTTGTAAGTGTCCGTTGTGCCAAGCGGAGGGGATCTACGTGCTTCCTGGCCGGGATGTCCACTCAGCACCCTGGAATGCCTGAGCAGAAAGGATTTGTAAg gGCTGAGAATGGACCCACCTGTATTGTGATGCGACCAAGTGGAGAAGATCCCAATAAGACAAAATTTACCTGGTTGCTCAGTTTAGACCTTAAG GGTTGGATCCCAAAAACTGTGATCAACCGAGTACTTTCGCAAACCCAGGTGGATTTCGCAAACCATCTCAGGCACAGAATGGCATCAAATGGTGGTGTGGAAGCAGCCATTGCCTGA
- the LOC109078161 gene encoding steroidogenic acute regulatory protein, mitochondrial-like isoform X1: MLPATFKLCAGISYRHTRNMTGKVLFQESSFLKCLELVCHYLLRFMCIYLSFFILQSGLRKNAMIAIHQELNKLSGPGPSAWINHIRRRSSLLSSRIAEETYSEAEQCYVQQGQEALQKSISILSDQDGWQTEIENANGDKVMSKVLPDIGKVFKLEVMLEQKTDYLYEELVDNMEQMGEWNPNVKQVKVLQKIGQDTMITHEVSGETPGNVVGPRDFVSVRCAKRRGSTCFLAGMSTQHPGMPEQKGFVRAENGPTCIVMRPSGEDPNKTKFTWLLSLDLKGWIPKTVINRVLSQTQVDFANHLRHRMASNGGVEAAIA, translated from the exons atgttgCCTGCAACGTTCAAACTGTGTGCTGGCATTTCCTACAGGCACACGAGAAACATGACAGGTAAGGTGCTGTTTCAGGAAtccagttttctgaaatgtttggaATTAGTATGCCATTATTTATTAaggtttatgtgtatatatttatctttttttatattacaatcaGGTCTGAGAAAGAATGCAATGATTGCAATCCATCAAGAGCTGAACAAGCTTTCCGGACCTGGACCTAGTGCCTGGATCAACCACATTCGGAGAAGGAGCTCCCTACTCA GCAGTCGGATTGCAGAGGAGACGTACTCTGAAGCTGAGCAGTGTTATGTGCAGCAGGGACAGGAAGCTCTGCAGAAGTCCATCAGCATCCTCAGTGACCAGGATGGCTGGCAAACTGAGATTGAGAAT GCCAATGGTGATAAGGTGATGAGTAAAGTACTACCAGACATTGGGAAAGTATTTAAGTTGGAAGTGATGCTGGAACAGAAGACAGATTATCTATATGAGGAGCTGGTGGATAACATGGAACAAATGGGGGAGTGGAACCCCAATGTCAAACAAGTCAAA GTTCTTCAGAAGATCGGTCAGGATACTATGATCACACATGAGGTTTCAGGTGAAACACCTGGGAATGTGGTGGGCCCACGAGACTTTGTAAGTGTCCGTTGTGCCAAGCGGAGGGGATCTACGTGCTTCCTGGCCGGGATGTCCACTCAGCACCCTGGAATGCCTGAGCAGAAAGGATTTGTAAg gGCTGAGAATGGACCCACCTGTATTGTGATGCGACCAAGTGGAGAAGATCCCAATAAGACAAAATTTACCTGGTTGCTCAGTTTAGACCTTAAG GGTTGGATCCCAAAAACTGTGATCAACCGAGTACTTTCGCAAACCCAGGTGGATTTCGCAAACCATCTCAGGCACAGAATGGCATCAAATGGTGGTGTGGAAGCAGCCATTGCCTGA